The Candidatus Eisenbacteria bacterium region CGTACCGGACCGTCTCGACCTCGGACTCGGACATGCCGAGCCGCCGCGCGACGCGCACCGAGTACTCGGCCACGCGCACCGAGTGCTCGTGCGTGTACGGATCCACGGCGTCGAGCGCGGTGCTCAGCGCGCGCACGAAGCTCACGAGATCCTGGCGCAGCTCGGCGTAGAGCCGGAGCGCGTAGCGCGCGAAGAGGAGCGGGAGCACGAGGAGGAGGACGCCTGGGATACCCGCGGCGACGCGCACCGTGGCGAAGAGGAGCCCGAACCCCACCGAGAGCCCGTGCTGCAGGAGTCCGTCCCGGAAGTGCTGTCTCCAGACGGCGAGCGCCGGCTCGCGCACGCGAGCGCCGAGGAGGAGGCTCACCCATCCGGTGTTGAGCGCGTAGTAGAGGGAGCCGGCCAGGATCGCCGCGACGAAGTCCGCCGGCACGCGCGGCGGGCCGAGCGAGCCGCCGCACGCCAGGTACGCCGATCCCGCGACGACCGTCGTGGACGCGTAGAGCCCCGCGTTGAGCGCCGCCGCCCCGGGCCGGTTCCGGAGGAGGAGCATCTGCGCGGGAATGGTCGTGACGAGGTCGAGCGCGCCCGCGATCCAGGGGCCGAAGAGGAGGATCGCCCCGATGTCGAGGATCGACGCGACCGTCATCGTCCCGCCCCGCGGGAGCGGGACCGGGAGGGCCTCCGCGGCGAGGAGGAGCCCCGCCCACACCGCGATCCCCCAGAGATCCCACCGGTGCTGCTTCAGCTCCGGACCGCCGAAGATCGCGATGAGCAGCGGAAGCGCCGCGAAGAAGGACGGACCGACGAGCCAGACCGCGCGGCTCGCCCAGGACGGCGTCTGCAGCGTGGAGGCTCGGAATCGCGGCGCGCTGGAGGGGCTCACGCGGGGTCCTCGGGACGTGGCGTTCGAAGGTTCGAGAACGGGCGGCAAGGGCAATCCGCGTGCCAGGACGCCTCGGCGCCGCGACTCGGCCAAACGCTTCGCGGATCCCGCGTCACGCGCCGGGACGAGCCGCGCGCGGCGCGGATGGGCGTCGGGAGTCCGTCGCCGTCGAATCGCGCGGTCCCGGCCGGCCGCATCGCGCGTCGCCCGCCGCTCACCGGAGGATGCGCGCGGTGTCCGACAGGTTGAATCGCGTCATCTCGGCGATGGACTCCGCCCGCTGGAGGATGGCCTCCCGCGAGACGCGCGCGAGGCCGGTGACCCCGAAGCCCTCGACGGTGAAGGAGGCGAGGACGCACCCGTACACCACCGCGCGGCGAAGGTTGTGGTCGTTCACGCGCCCCATCCGGGCCAGCGCGCCGACGAATCCGCCCGCGAAGGTGTCCCCCGCGCCGGTCGGGTCCACCACCGTCTCGATGGGGAACGCCGGGCAGCTGAAGAACACGCTCGCGTTCTGGAGGAACGCGCCGTGCTCTCCCTGCTTCACGACCACCGTCTCGGGACCCATCGTGAGGATCGCGCGCGCGGCCTTGTGCGTCAGCGCTTCGCCGCTGATCTCGCGCGCCTCCTCCTCGTTGATGATGAGGATGCGGACCTGCTTCAGCGTCTCCATGAGCTCGTCCCGCTTGTTCCGGATCCAGTAGTTCATCGTGTCCGCGAGCACGAGCCTGGGCTGCGAAAGCTGCCCGAGGACGTTCCGCTGGAGCACCGGATCGATGTTCGCGAGGAAGACGTTCCGGAGCGACCGGGTGCGATCGGGAAGCTTGGGCTCGAAGCGCTCGAAGACGTTGAGCTCGGTGCGGATCGTGGCGCGGGTGTTCATGTCGTCGCTGTAGACCCCTTCCCATCGGAAGGTCTTCCCCTCCGCCATCTCGAGACCGCTCAGGTCCACCTCCGGGTGGTCGAGCATGGCCCGCGCCTCGACGGGAAAGTCCTCTCCCACGACGGCGACCACCGA contains the following coding sequences:
- a CDS encoding HD-GYP domain-containing protein gives rise to the protein MSPSSAPRFRASTLQTPSWASRAVWLVGPSFFAALPLLIAIFGGPELKQHRWDLWGIAVWAGLLLAAEALPVPLPRGGTMTVASILDIGAILLFGPWIAGALDLVTTIPAQMLLLRNRPGAAALNAGLYASTTVVAGSAYLACGGSLGPPRVPADFVAAILAGSLYYALNTGWVSLLLGARVREPALAVWRQHFRDGLLQHGLSVGFGLLFATVRVAAGIPGVLLLVLPLLFARYALRLYAELRQDLVSFVRALSTALDAVDPYTHEHSVRVAEYSVRVARRLGMSESEVETVRYAALVHDIGKIAQRPDVIRKPDLLDDQERRLMMRHPEAGARIIGQIRALRDAARMVRTHHWRPDGRGYPPGLEDADVPLGARVIHVCDAFDAMVSDRPYRKGLPVERALAELRRHSGTQFDPEPVDALVALHEEGRLEVIHPGPERGVRASRNGEAAGAGESGEPVEAGAR
- a CDS encoding PfkB family carbohydrate kinase, with product MSIAVVGSIGLDTIQTPAGRVQEVLGGSAAYFALAARYFLPVSVVAVVGEDFPVEARAMLDHPEVDLSGLEMAEGKTFRWEGVYSDDMNTRATIRTELNVFERFEPKLPDRTRSLRNVFLANIDPVLQRNVLGQLSQPRLVLADTMNYWIRNKRDELMETLKQVRILIINEEEAREISGEALTHKAARAILTMGPETVVVKQGEHGAFLQNASVFFSCPAFPIETVVDPTGAGDTFAGGFVGALARMGRVNDHNLRRAVVYGCVLASFTVEGFGVTGLARVSREAILQRAESIAEMTRFNLSDTARILR